The stretch of DNA ACGACCGGTATCAGTTCGCCCGCCGCGCGCAAGGCGAGCTGGCTGGGCAGGTATTCCTTGATGGCGACCGCATTGCCCTCGCCGTCATATGCCAGATAAACAATACTGAACCCACCGGACGCAATTTTCTTTACAATGCGATATCCGGCAATTTCCAGGCCATCAGGCAGGGGGGCATTATTCTGTGCGGCCATGAGAGTCCTTGCTTAACAGGGCGATTGTGTGGGATAAATGTTGCCTTTGTAAAGGCCACCTCGATCCGCCTGTGACGGTTCTCGGGGTATCTAAAGAATAAAAAAGACGGGGAAATCTTTGAGCATTTCAAGCATGACAGGTTATGCGGTTGCCACCAGCGAAAGCGCTGCCGGCACCCTCACGATCGAGATCAAGAGCGTCAATTCGCGCTTCCTCGACCTCCAGTTCCGCATCAACGACGAACTGCGCGCGTTGGAACCCGATCTGCGCGCCGCCATCATGGCCGCCATCACGCGCGGCAAGGTCGAGGTGCGCTTGTCCTTCGGCCGCAAGACCGCGGGCGGCTCGCAGGTGCTCAACCAGGAACTGCTGGCCGACCTCGCGCGCCTGCAGGCTGAAATCACCAAACATTTCGCACAGGCGCCGCAGATGACGGTGGCCGAACTGCTGCGCTGGCCCGGCGTGATCGAAGAATCGACGGTGGGCCAGGAGTCGTTGCAGACTGACGTGGCCGCCCTCACCGCCACCACCGTGGCCGCTTTTGTCGACAGCCGCAGGCGCGAAGGCGCGGCTTTGGCGACGATGCTGCTGTCGCGTATCGACGCGATGGAAGCGATCGTCAAGCGCATCACCCCGCTCATCCCGCAGGTCATCAACGGCTTCCAGCAGAAGGCCGTCGAACGCATGCAGGACGCGCTGGGCCTGGCCGGACACGGCAACCCGTCGGTCTTGAGCCGCCAGGAAGTGCTGGAGCGTATTCGCCAGGAAGTGACGCTGTACGGCATCCGCATCGACGTCTCGGAAGAACTGTCGCGCCTGTCGGCGCATCTCAATGAGACGCGACACATCCTCAAGCGGGGCGGCCAGGTCGGCAAGCGCCTCGACTTCATGATGCAGGAACTGAACCGCGAAGCGAACACGCTGGGCGCCAAGGCCTCGGTCAAGGAGCTGGCGGATGCATCGATGGAGCTGAAGCTCCTGATCGAGCAGATGCGCGAGCAGGTGCAGAATTTAGAATAATTTGTTGTCGTTGCGCAACAGCGCATACGATCGTTGAACGCGCGGACGGGGGACCCGTCTACCCTACCAGTGCGATTGTGTAGGGTGGACGGGTTTCCCGTCCGCGCATTCAAACTTATGATGAACACCACGCGGCTTTGGATGCCGTAATGGACAAACGCAACATGGAAAAATCAATGATCACTCCCGCCCTCTCCGGCAGCCTGTTCGTCGTCGCCGCGCCCAGCGGCGCCGGCAAATCGACCCTGGTCAACGCCCTGCTGAAGCTGGAACCGGGCATCAAGCTGTCGATCTCGACCACTACGCGGGCGCCGCGTCCGGGCGAGCAGGACGGCCGCGAATACCACTTCACCACGGCCGAAGACTTCGTCGCGCGCGCCGACCGCGGCGAATTCCTGGAATGGGCGGAAGTGCACGGCAACTACTACGGCACCAGCCGCCTGACCGTGGAACAGGAAATGAAACTGGGCACCGACATCCTGCTGGAGATCGACTGGCAGGGCGCGCGCCAGGTGAAAAAACAGTTCCCCGACGCCGCCGGCATCTTCATCCTGCCGCCGTCGATCGAAGCCCTGGAGGAACGCCTGCACAAGCGCGGCACCGACGAACCCCACATCATCACCCGCCGCCTGCTGGCCGCCGGGGGGGAGATGGCTCACGCTCCGGAGTTCGAATATGCTATCATCAACGAAGAGTTCAACGTCGCCCTCGCAGAACTGCAGGCGATTGTCAAAGCGACACGTTGCCGTTTCGCCCAGCAGGCGGCCCGCAACGCCGACTTGTTTGCCCAGCTGGGAATCCACGCGCAACAACCAAATTTGTGATCTAGCAGCGTGCGGCACCGCAAGGTCGTCGCGCATTGTCCAATTCAGGAGTGACCTATGGCCCGCATTACCATCGAAGATTGCCTCAAGAACGTCCCGAACCGCTTCCAGCTGACCCTGGCCGCGACCTACCGCGCGCGCCAGCTGCTGCAGGGCCACACCCCGAAGGTCGAAGCCAAGGACAAGCCGACCGTCGTCGCGCTGCGTGAAATCGCCGCCGGCAAGGTCGGCCTGGAAATGCTGAAGAAAGTGCCGATGTAAGACCCTCCGGGGAACCTGGATTTCGCTATATCGATATTCTGTTATTCTGTGCCTACACTGGCTGATCGATATTACATATGAGTTTGTCTTCCCCGGATTCGACCCATCCAGGCACCCCTGCCCGCACCAAGCGTCCGGGCAAAGCGCAAGACGCCGAGACCCCGGCGCCCGCCCCGGGCGTCGCCTCGGTCACGCAGCTCATCAACAAGCTGTCCGACTACCTCACCCCCGCCGAGCTGAAAAAGGTCAAGGAAGCCTACCGCTTCTCCGACGAGATGCACCTCGGCCAGGTCCGCAAGTCCGGTGAGCCGTACATTTCCCATCCGATCGCCGTCGCGGAGATCTGCGCCGAGTGGAAGCTCGACGCCCAGGCCATCATGGCCGCGCTGCTGCACGACGTGATCGAAGACCAGGACGTCAAGAAGGACGAACTGATCGAGCGCTTCGGCGCCCAGGTCGCCAACATGGTCGACGGCCTGTCCAAGCTGGAAAAGATCGAGTTCCAGAGCCAGATCGAGGCCCAGGCCGAGAACTTCCGCAAGATGCTGCTGGCCATGGCCTCGGACGTGCGCGTGATCCTGATCAAGCTCGCCGACCGCCTGCACAATATGCGCACCATGGGCGTGATGGTGCCGGCCAAGCGCCGCCGCATCTCGCGCGAGACCATGGAAGTCTACGTGCCGATCGCGCACCGCCTCGGCCTGAACAACATCTACCGCGAGCTGCAGGACCTGTCCTTCGCCCACCTCTACCCGCTGCGCTACTTCACGCTGGCCAAGGCGATCAAGGCGGCGCGCGGCAACCGCCGCGAGGTGGTCAAGAAGATCCTCGAGGCGGTCAAGACCCAGCTGGCCACGGCCGGCATCCAGGCCGAGGTCTACGGCCGCGAGAAGACCCTGTACGGCATCTATAAAAAGATGCGCAACAAGCACCTGTCGTTCTCGCAGGTGCTGGACGTGTATGGCTTCCGCGTGGTGGTCGACACGGTCCCGAACTGCTACGTGGCGCTCGGCACCCTGCACGCCCTGTACAAGCCGATGCCCGGCAAGTTCAAGGACTACATCGCGATCCGCAAGATCAACGGCTACCAGTCGCTGCACACCACCCTGATCGGCCCCTACGGCACCCCGGTCGAATTCCAGATCCGCACCCAGGACATGCACCGCACCGCCGAAAGCGGCGTGGCGGCGCACTGGCTGTACAAGACCGGCGACTCGAACATGTCGGACCTGCAGCAGCGCACCCACGCCTGGCTGCAGTCGCTGCTCGACATCCAGCAGCAGACCGGCGACTCGGCCGAGTTCCTCGAGCACGTCAAGGTCGACCTGTTCCCCGATTCGGTCTACGTGTTCACCCCCAAGTCGAAGATCATCGCCCTGCCGCGCGGCGCCACGGCGCTCGACTTCGCCTACTCGATCCACACCGGCATCGGCGACCACACGGTGGCGGTCAAGATCAACAACGAGACCCAGCCGCTGCGCACCGAACTGCACAACGGCGACATCGTCGAGATCGTCACCGATCCGGATTCGCGTCCGAGCCCGACCTGGCTGTCGCTGGTCCGCACCGGCAAGGCGCGCTCGGCGATCCGCCATTACCTGCGCACCGTGAACGTCAACGAGTCGGTCGAACTGGGCCAGGAGCTGCTGGCCGGGGCGCTGGCGGCCCGCAACATCGGCCCCGAGCTGCCCGCGGCGACCATCGAAAAGCTGCTGGCGGAATCCTCGGCCAAGTCGATGGAAGAGCTGTACGCCGACATCGGCATCGGCAAGCGCATGCCGCAGCTGGTGGCGCGCCACATCTTCGGCCTGATGGACGCCGACCCCGAGCACAAGCCTTCCAGCCTGCCGCTGCCGGCAAGCGACATCGACCCGGTCACGATCTACGGCAGCGAAGGCGTATCGGTGCAGCTGGCGCCCTGCTGCCTGCCGATCCCGGGCGACCAGATCACCGGCCAGCTGCGCCGCGACCAGGGCCTGGTGGTGCATACCAAGGACTGCCTGCCGGCGGCGCGGGTCCGCTCCAAGGAGCCGGACCGCTGGATCGCCGTGCAGTGGGGCGAGGAACTGAACCGCCGCTTCGACTGCCGCATCCGCCTGCTCATCAACAACGAGAAGGGCATCCTGGCGCGCGTGGCGGCGGAGATCGGCGAATCCGACGCCAACATCACCTATGTCGGCATGGACGAGGACGACGAACATCTGATGACGCAGCTGCGCTTCACCATCCAGGTAAAGGACCGCGTGCACCTGGCGCAGCTGATCCGCAATCTGCGCAGGGTGGCGGGGGTCAATCGGGTCGAGCGCGAGCGGTCCTGATACCGTCAACGGCAGCCGCGGCCGGACGCCCGACCGGGCCGGCCCGGCCGTCCGCATGCAAGCCCCATACCCCACGCACAGCTCATCCATTCGTGCGCTCATTGGCAGCTTGTCCATATTACTATTTGGACAATTCCCACCACGAGAGCGCTTGCATGAATAAAACTTCCTTCCGTTTTGCTGTCGCGTCCCTGCTGCTGGGCGCAAGCTTCGCCGCGCCGACCGCCTCGGCCGCTTCGCTGGTCACCAAGCCGCTGGTCATTTCCGGGGTCATCCATGAGGTGCTCGGTCCGTCGCTGCGCTGCACCTCGAAGCTCGGCGGAACGCTCGTCGGGCACGGCAACGATCCGGCCCTCGGCCCGGTTGCCTTCATGGGCAAGGACTGTGTTACGCCCAACGGCCCGCTGCTCACCTTCAGCGACGGCCGCATCACCCTGCTCACCAAGAGCGGCGAGGTGATCTACGCCAACTACAGCGGCCAGGCGGTGCCGACCGGCGACGGCAAGGTTGCCTTCAGCAATGCCACCTTCCAGATCACCGGCGGCACTGGACGCTACCACCGGGCTTCCGGCGGCGGCGACTTCACCGGCAGCCAGGAACTGTTGACCGGCGCCGGCACCATCAAACTGAGCGGGAAAATCACCTACCGCGAGTAAGCGCCTTCACTGCAGTCCGCCGGGATGTGCGCCGTGGCGCCGCGCCCGCGCACCGACGGCGGGCGCCGCCTTGGTGCCTGCCGGAACGCATCGACGCCCCTTCAATAGCTTGCAAGCTCAATAGCGCCACGAACCGACGCGCCACAAAGCCGCGTCCTGCACTTGCCTGTTAGAATCTCCAGGTTAAACCTAGAGAACAGCATGAAGACGCGTACTTACCTTGCCGCGATCGTCCTGACCGTCCTTGTACCGCTGCTGGCACTGTCCGCCTGGGGCCTGTTTCTCCTGCTGGAGGAAGAAAAGGAGGCGCGGCTGCTGACGGTCGAGGTGCGCGCGCGCTCGATCGCATTGTCCATCGACAAGGAACTGGTCCGCGCCGAGGGCGCCTTGCGCGTGATCGGCCGCACCGACCTGATGGCCAGGGAAGACTTTTCGTCCCTGTACGAACTGATGCGCAGCACGATTACCTCGCCGGATTCCTGGGCTGTCCTGTACGGCGCCGATGGAAGCATGCTGATGCACACGCACCATCCCTACGGCACCCGTTTCGACGAAGGACCGAACACCTGGGTTGCGCAGGCGATCGCGCTGGGCAAGCCGAGCGTGTCGAACCTGCGTGAGGGGCGCGCCGGCAAGTGAAAGGTCGTGTCGGTCAACCTGCCCGTGAAAAGCGCCAGCGGGCGCCAGTTCCTGCTCTCGCATACTTTCCACGTCAGCCATATCACCGCCCTGCTGCACCGTTCCGAATTGCCGCCGACCTGGGTCGTGGGGGTGTTCGGCGAAGACGGCATCTCGATCGCCCGCAATCTGCGCGAACAGGACTTCGTCGGCAAGCCGGTCAAGCGGGAACTGTTCGAAGCCTCGCGCAAGCGCGCCAGCGGCAGGCTGAACAATGTGACGCGCGAAGGCATCCAGGCCTACAACACCTTCACGCACACGACGCGCGCGAACTGGACCGTCGCCATCGCCGCCCCGGAAGAAGAAATCAACCGGCAGGCGCGCACCGCCACCCTGATCGCCGCGTGCGTCCTGCTGTTCACCCTCGGCAGCGCCGTGGTCGGCATCGTCCTGTTCGCGCGGCGCCTGACCGCGTCCTTCGACCTGGCCCTGGATGCGGCCAAGTCGCTCGAACTGGGCAAGATGCCGGTGGTCCAGCCCTCGGGGGTGGTCGAAGCCGACGTGCTGCAGCGCGCCCTGCACGACGCCGGCGTCAAGCTCGAAGCGGAGAACGAGGCTCGCCAGCGGCTCGAGCGGGAACGCGAGCAGCTGCTGCGCAGCGAACGGGAAGCGCGGCGCGCGGCGGAGAACCAGAACAGCGCCAAGGACGAATTCCTGGCCATGCTGGCCCACGAACTGCGCAACCCGCTCGCGCCCATCGTCGCGGCCGCGCACTTGCTCAAGCTGCCGGGACGGGACGACGCGAGCGTGCAGCGCACCGGCGACATCATCATCCGCCAGGCCGACCACCTCAAGTCCCTGATCCACGACTTGCTGGACGTCTCGCGCGTGACCCGCGGACTGGTGTCGATCGACCGCCAACCGGTCGAGATCGACGCGGTCGTCAGGAGCGCCATCGAACAGGCGCAGCCCCTGATCGATGCGCGCAAACATACGCTGGCGCTGGAACTGCGCGCGCCGGGGGCGATCGTCCTGGGCGACAAGAAGCGCCTGGTCCAGGTGATCGCCAACCTGTTGACCAATGCCGCCAAATACACCCCGCCGGGCGGCAGGATCGCCTTGTCCGTCGAGACGCACGGCGAGCGGCTCGCCATTGCCGTCTCCGACAACGGCATCGGCATCGATCCGGACCTGCTGCCCCACGTGTTCGACCTGTTCAGGCAGGCGGAGCGTTCTGCCGACCGCTCCCAGGGCGGCCTGGGACTGGGGCTGGCACTGGTGCGCAGCATCATGACCATGCACGATGGGCAGGCCGGCGCGCACAGCGACGGCATCGGCAAGGGCGCCTGCTTCACCCTCACCCTGCCCCTGCATGCCGAACCCGCGGCGCAGGGGGGCGCGCCGCACGAGACCGTGCGGGGAGGCGCGGCGCCGGTGCGCCTGATGATCGTCGACGACAACGTCGATGCGGCGCGCGCGCTTGCCCACCTGCTGGAGGCCAAGGGACACCATGTCACGGTCATGGAGAACGCCCACAGCGCCCTCGAAGAAAGCCTGCGCCGGCCGCTGCCGCTCTACATCCTGGACATCGGCC from Massilia varians encodes:
- a CDS encoding RelA/SpoT family protein, translating into MSLSSPDSTHPGTPARTKRPGKAQDAETPAPAPGVASVTQLINKLSDYLTPAELKKVKEAYRFSDEMHLGQVRKSGEPYISHPIAVAEICAEWKLDAQAIMAALLHDVIEDQDVKKDELIERFGAQVANMVDGLSKLEKIEFQSQIEAQAENFRKMLLAMASDVRVILIKLADRLHNMRTMGVMVPAKRRRISRETMEVYVPIAHRLGLNNIYRELQDLSFAHLYPLRYFTLAKAIKAARGNRREVVKKILEAVKTQLATAGIQAEVYGREKTLYGIYKKMRNKHLSFSQVLDVYGFRVVVDTVPNCYVALGTLHALYKPMPGKFKDYIAIRKINGYQSLHTTLIGPYGTPVEFQIRTQDMHRTAESGVAAHWLYKTGDSNMSDLQQRTHAWLQSLLDIQQQTGDSAEFLEHVKVDLFPDSVYVFTPKSKIIALPRGATALDFAYSIHTGIGDHTVAVKINNETQPLRTELHNGDIVEIVTDPDSRPSPTWLSLVRTGKARSAIRHYLRTVNVNESVELGQELLAGALAARNIGPELPAATIEKLLAESSAKSMEELYADIGIGKRMPQLVARHIFGLMDADPEHKPSSLPLPASDIDPVTIYGSEGVSVQLAPCCLPIPGDQITGQLRRDQGLVVHTKDCLPAARVRSKEPDRWIAVQWGEELNRRFDCRIRLLINNEKGILARVAAEIGESDANITYVGMDEDDEHLMTQLRFTIQVKDRVHLAQLIRNLRRVAGVNRVERERS
- a CDS encoding YicC/YloC family endoribonuclease — protein: MTGYAVATSESAAGTLTIEIKSVNSRFLDLQFRINDELRALEPDLRAAIMAAITRGKVEVRLSFGRKTAGGSQVLNQELLADLARLQAEITKHFAQAPQMTVAELLRWPGVIEESTVGQESLQTDVAALTATTVAAFVDSRRREGAALATMLLSRIDAMEAIVKRITPLIPQVINGFQQKAVERMQDALGLAGHGNPSVLSRQEVLERIRQEVTLYGIRIDVSEELSRLSAHLNETRHILKRGGQVGKRLDFMMQELNREANTLGAKASVKELADASMELKLLIEQMREQVQNLE
- a CDS encoding hybrid sensor histidine kinase/response regulator: MSVNLPVKSASGRQFLLSHTFHVSHITALLHRSELPPTWVVGVFGEDGISIARNLREQDFVGKPVKRELFEASRKRASGRLNNVTREGIQAYNTFTHTTRANWTVAIAAPEEEINRQARTATLIAACVLLFTLGSAVVGIVLFARRLTASFDLALDAAKSLELGKMPVVQPSGVVEADVLQRALHDAGVKLEAENEARQRLEREREQLLRSEREARRAAENQNSAKDEFLAMLAHELRNPLAPIVAAAHLLKLPGRDDASVQRTGDIIIRQADHLKSLIHDLLDVSRVTRGLVSIDRQPVEIDAVVRSAIEQAQPLIDARKHTLALELRAPGAIVLGDKKRLVQVIANLLTNAAKYTPPGGRIALSVETHGERLAIAVSDNGIGIDPDLLPHVFDLFRQAERSADRSQGGLGLGLALVRSIMTMHDGQAGAHSDGIGKGACFTLTLPLHAEPAAQGGAPHETVRGGAAPVRLMIVDDNVDAARALAHLLEAKGHHVTVMENAHSALEESLRRPLPLYILDIGLPDIDGYELARRLRAAPGSAGAVLVALTGYGQMHDQDKAFAAGFDHHFVKPIDIAALDRILADAAQAGQAVCG
- the gmk gene encoding guanylate kinase, producing the protein MITPALSGSLFVVAAPSGAGKSTLVNALLKLEPGIKLSISTTTRAPRPGEQDGREYHFTTAEDFVARADRGEFLEWAEVHGNYYGTSRLTVEQEMKLGTDILLEIDWQGARQVKKQFPDAAGIFILPPSIEALEERLHKRGTDEPHIITRRLLAAGGEMAHAPEFEYAIINEEFNVALAELQAIVKATRCRFAQQAARNADLFAQLGIHAQQPNL
- the rpoZ gene encoding DNA-directed RNA polymerase subunit omega, whose amino-acid sequence is MARITIEDCLKNVPNRFQLTLAATYRARQLLQGHTPKVEAKDKPTVVALREIAAGKVGLEMLKKVPM